Proteins encoded within one genomic window of Numenius arquata chromosome 12, bNumArq3.hap1.1, whole genome shotgun sequence:
- the TP53RK gene encoding EKC/KEOPS complex subunit TP53RK isoform X1 yields the protein MAAAKAEASGLRSSMAGLASPVIDEAGAAGPAMDEPGAEGGGAGPVVAEAPPPPPLPGLQLVRQGAEACVYRGIFLGRATVAKLRIPKRYRHPALEERLSRRRMAQEARSLLRCRRAGISAPVVYFVDYVTNSIYLEDIVDSITVQDHINSIQQSGSDTGSLLTLAEKMGELLARMHDEDLVHGDLTTSNILLRPPTEKLDLVLIDFGLSFVSGLPEDKGVDLYVLEKAFLSTHPDTEAMFKTLLKSYAAASKKSGPVIKRLDEVRLRGRKRSMVG from the exons ATGGCGGCGGCCAAGGCGGAGGCGAGCGGCCTGCGCTCTAGCATG GCGGGGCTCGCGAGCCCTGTGATAGACGAGGCTGGGGCCGCGGGGCCTGCCATGGACGAGCCTGGGGCCGAGGGGGGGGGCGCGGGCCCTGTGGTGGCCGAggcgccgccgcctccgccgctgcCGGGGCTGCAGCTGGTGCGGCAGGGCGCCGAGGCCTGCGTTTACCGGGGTATCTTCCTCGGGCGGGCCACAGTCGCCAAGCTGCGCATCCCGAAGCGATACCGCCACCCGGCTCTAGAGGAGCGGCTGAGCCGGCGGCGCATGGCGCAGGAGGCGCGGTCGCTGCTGCGGTGCCGGCGGGCAG ggaTTTCAGCTCCAGTGGTCTACTTTGTGGATTATGTCACCAACTCCATATACCTTGAAGATATTGTAGACTCAATTACTGTTCAAGATCATATTAATTCTATACAGCAGAGCGGAAGTGATACCGGTAGCCTGCTTACCTTAGCGGAGAAGATGGGTGAGCTGTTAGCGAGAATGCATGATGAAGATCTTGTACACGGGGATCTTACAACTTCCAACATACTTCTGCGACCACCCACGGAGAAGCTGGACTTGGTGCTCATAGACTTTGGACTCAGTTTTGTTTCAGGTCTTCCGGAGGATAAAGGAGTTGATTTGTATGTTCTGGAAAAAGCCTTCCTCAGTACTCACCCAGATACTGAAGCTATGTTTAAAACTCTGCTGAAGTCCTACGCAGCTGCATCTAAAAAATCCGGTCCTGTGATCAAAAGGCTGGATGAAGTACGACTCAGGGGAAGGAAGAGATCCATGGTTGGGTAG
- the TP53RK gene encoding EKC/KEOPS complex subunit TP53RK isoform X2, with product MAAAKAEASGLRSSMAGAEPGAGAGPTGPAMDEAGLASPVIDEAGAAGPAMDEPGAEGGGAGPVVAEAPPPPPLPGLQLVRQGAEACVYRGIFLGRATVAKLRIPKRYRHPALEERLSRRRMAQEARSLLRCRRAGISAPVVYFVDYVTNSIYLEDIVDSITVQDHINSIQQSGSDTGSLLTLAEKMGELLARMHDEDLVHGDLTTSNILLRPPTEKLDLVLIDFGLSFVSGLPEDKGVDLYVLEKAFLSTHPDTEAMFKTLLKSYAAASKKSGPVIKRLDEVRLRGRKRSMVG from the exons ATGGCGGCGGCCAAGGCGGAGGCGAGCGGCCTGCGCTCTAGCATGGCCGGGGCCGAGCCCGGGGCTGGCGCCGGGCCCACGGGGCCTGCCATGGACGAGGCGGGGCTCGCGAGCCCTGTGATAGACGAGGCTGGGGCCGCGGGGCCTGCCATGGACGAGCCTGGGGCCGAGGGGGGGGGCGCGGGCCCTGTGGTGGCCGAggcgccgccgcctccgccgctgcCGGGGCTGCAGCTGGTGCGGCAGGGCGCCGAGGCCTGCGTTTACCGGGGTATCTTCCTCGGGCGGGCCACAGTCGCCAAGCTGCGCATCCCGAAGCGATACCGCCACCCGGCTCTAGAGGAGCGGCTGAGCCGGCGGCGCATGGCGCAGGAGGCGCGGTCGCTGCTGCGGTGCCGGCGGGCAG ggaTTTCAGCTCCAGTGGTCTACTTTGTGGATTATGTCACCAACTCCATATACCTTGAAGATATTGTAGACTCAATTACTGTTCAAGATCATATTAATTCTATACAGCAGAGCGGAAGTGATACCGGTAGCCTGCTTACCTTAGCGGAGAAGATGGGTGAGCTGTTAGCGAGAATGCATGATGAAGATCTTGTACACGGGGATCTTACAACTTCCAACATACTTCTGCGACCACCCACGGAGAAGCTGGACTTGGTGCTCATAGACTTTGGACTCAGTTTTGTTTCAGGTCTTCCGGAGGATAAAGGAGTTGATTTGTATGTTCTGGAAAAAGCCTTCCTCAGTACTCACCCAGATACTGAAGCTATGTTTAAAACTCTGCTGAAGTCCTACGCAGCTGCATCTAAAAAATCCGGTCCTGTGATCAAAAGGCTGGATGAAGTACGACTCAGGGGAAGGAAGAGATCCATGGTTGGGTAG